GCGTTCCTGCTCTCCTACGGAGAAGAGCCGCTCGTCCTCGACCAACCAGAAGACGACCTCGACAACCGCTTGATTTACGGTCTGATCGTCAAGCAGCTTCGCGCTGTGAAGCGGCTCAGACAGCTGATCGTGGTCACGCACAACGCCAATATCGTGGTCAACGGAGATGCCGAGTTGGTCGTCGCACTCCGACCCACGTCCGGCGAGACGAAGCAGGCGTGCGCCGCCAGCCTGCAGCAACGAGAGACCCGTGAGACCATCTGCGAAATCATGGAGGGGGGACTCGACGCATTCAAGCAGCGCTACCGCCGTATAGCGTTGGAGGCGCGACATGTTTGACAGTCCCGAAGAGCTGTTGAGCAAGATCCGCCTGGGTGAGGACACGTCCCTGGAGCTAAAGGCCGTGCAGGTTCGCGGAGACCGAGTCGCGGCTCCCGGACGCGACGACTTGGCGGATGAGATCGCAGCGATCGCCAACACGGCCGCAGGCGTGCTCGTACTGGGTGTGGACGACAAGACAAAGGATGTCCTCGGTATCCCAGTTGACGACCTGGAGGTCACCGAGCGGTTCGTGTTCGAAATCTGCAACGACAGCATCCGTCCGCCGGTGGCATTCCGCGCATTCCGGATGGAGCTTCCTGACAGCACCGGCGTGCCGCGGGCCGTTATAAAGATCGACGTTCCCCGCAGCCTTTTTGTCCACCAGAGCCCCGGTGGCTACCTTCGCAGACAGGGAAGTTCGAAGCGCGAGATGCCCGCCGACGTGCTGGCGAGGTTGTTCCAGCAGCGCAGCCAAGCACGGCTCATCCGCTTCGATGAGCAGGCTGTGCCGCTCAGCGGCTTATCCGATCTCGACGAGCCTCTTTACCGGCGCTTTCTTGCGGAAGGCTCCGATGAGCCGAGCGAGCGCCTGCACAAGCGCGGACTGCTCACTCGCGACGATACCGGACAGGAGCGCTGCGCGGTCGCCGGAATCCTGATGTGTTCGCGAGACCCGGAGAGCTGGCTCCCCGGTGCGTTCATACAGGCCGTCCGGTATCGCGGCATCCGCCAGGACTCGAACTATCAAGCGGATGCGCAGGAGATCGTCGGCTCATTGGACGAACAGGTCAGGGGTGCGCTGGCCTTTGTACGTAGGAACATGTCCGTGTCGGCCCGAAAGGACCCCGTGCGACTCGACGTTCCTCAGTTCGACACGCGTGCGGTCTTCGAGGCGGTAGTGAACGCAGTCGCCCACCGCGACTATTCGATCCACGGGTCGAAGATCCGGCTCTTCCTGTTCGACGATCGTCTGGAACTCTTCTCGCCCGGCCCACTCCCGAACACCGTGACCGTCGACAGCCTCGCGCTACGCCAGTCGACGCGCAACGAGTTGCTCACGACACTTCTGGCGAAGTGCCCGGTGGAGGACCCGACCGGCGAGTTGGGGCGGGGCTTCCTCATGGAAAAACGAGGAGATGGGGTTCCGATTATCCTGGCGGAGAGCCTGGAGATCTCCGGCCGCCTCCCCGAGTACCGCGTTATCGACGACGCTGAGTTACTGCTCACCATCTGGGCTGCGAATTCGACGTAAACCGGGCTCTGGTTTGGTAAGCTGAGCGCCGGTTTCTCGGACAAGGGTCGAGGGCGCGTGGCTGCATCACGTGCGCCGCCACAACCCCGGGGCGCTCGGCTCCGAGTCGGACCTGAGGGCCTTCCTCTTCAGGGCGCCGCGGGGGAGGCTAGATCGGTTCCGGCCTGTACTCGAGGATCTAACTGCGGGGCCGGTGCTTCTACTGCAAGCGGGTCATCCGCGGCGACCCCCACGTGGACCACTGCATTGCCTGGCGGCGGTATCCGCTGGACCGGAGCCACAACTTTCGCCCTGATCAGATCCCTGATTTCTCGAACCTGGTACGGCCTAGCCTTTGGCCGTGACCCGGAAAGAACGATTCGTCCCCTCAGTCCTGGCAGCTTGAAGATATGACGGCTCCCACGAATTCACTCCCGGGAACCCGAGATGACGGAGTAAGCTCAGCGGCTCGTCGAATCGGATGGTCGCGTCGGCTGACTCGGACAAGACCTTCCGCAATGTCTTCCACCGACGATCACTAGCCCCGCCTCGATCGTCTTGCCGAGCCCCACCTCGTCGGCCAGGATGCAGCCGCCATCCGGGATACGCCGAAGCGCGAACATCACCGCGTCGATCTGGTGCGGATTGGCGTCGATGCGACCCTGGCGCTGCGGAGCCGCATAACGCCGCCGCTCGCCGGCACGACGAAGACGAACGAGGTCCTCGGCGTGGTAGCGGCGGTGGATGGGGTGCATGTGGGTCAGGTCAGGGTGGGGGATCTTGGGCGGTCGGCGGGCCAACGGACTGACCGCTTCGTGGCCCGTACGGGATCACACGCAAGGGTATGCTCTAACTCGGATTGGGTCTACGTAGCCCCCGACCCACGCCACCCCACCCCGTGGTCGTTGACTGCCTCGCGCTCCGCCGGTCGACGCGCAACGGACAAACCGCTCACGACGCGGAGCGGAGGTTGATAGACCTCAACGGATCGTCCCGAGGGGCCGGGCCCGTACCACATGGATAAGCCGCGCACCTTCAGCGCGAAGGCTCTCTCTCTAAGGGCCCGAGCGGGAGAGCGGCGTTACGTGACGTGAGCCGGTGGTCGGTCCGCGGCCGTGCGTTCGCCACGGCCGAG
Above is a window of Gemmatimonadota bacterium DNA encoding:
- a CDS encoding putative DNA binding domain-containing protein, with the translated sequence MFDSPEELLSKIRLGEDTSLELKAVQVRGDRVAAPGRDDLADEIAAIANTAAGVLVLGVDDKTKDVLGIPVDDLEVTERFVFEICNDSIRPPVAFRAFRMELPDSTGVPRAVIKIDVPRSLFVHQSPGGYLRRQGSSKREMPADVLARLFQQRSQARLIRFDEQAVPLSGLSDLDEPLYRRFLAEGSDEPSERLHKRGLLTRDDTGQERCAVAGILMCSRDPESWLPGAFIQAVRYRGIRQDSNYQADAQEIVGSLDEQVRGALAFVRRNMSVSARKDPVRLDVPQFDTRAVFEAVVNAVAHRDYSIHGSKIRLFLFDDRLELFSPGPLPNTVTVDSLALRQSTRNELLTTLLAKCPVEDPTGELGRGFLMEKRGDGVPIILAESLEISGRLPEYRVIDDAELLLTIWAANST